One genomic window of Sodaliphilus pleomorphus includes the following:
- a CDS encoding anthranilate synthase component II, which yields MKIVIVDNYDSFTFNLAHMVKALGAQVTVLRNDKFQLDDLAGYDKIILSPGPGIPDEAGLLNDVIRAYAPSRPMLGVCLGHQAMGEVFGAALENLDEVFHGVSTPGTLIGNDYIFAGLPGRIDMGRYHSWVVSRQHFPRELEVTAVSDENQIMGLKHRRYDMHGIQFHPESVLTPQGKTIVENFLNH from the coding sequence ATGAAAATAGTGATTGTTGACAACTACGACTCGTTCACATTCAACCTGGCCCACATGGTGAAAGCCCTGGGTGCCCAGGTGACCGTGTTGCGCAACGACAAGTTCCAGCTCGACGACCTCGCCGGCTACGACAAAATCATCCTGAGTCCCGGCCCGGGCATCCCCGACGAGGCCGGCCTGCTCAACGATGTGATCAGGGCCTATGCCCCGTCACGGCCCATGCTGGGCGTGTGCCTGGGGCACCAGGCCATGGGCGAGGTGTTTGGCGCCGCGCTCGAGAACCTCGACGAGGTGTTTCACGGCGTGTCGACCCCTGGCACGCTCATAGGCAACGACTACATCTTTGCCGGCCTGCCCGGCCGCATCGACATGGGGCGCTACCACTCGTGGGTGGTGTCGCGCCAGCATTTTCCCCGCGAGCTCGAGGTTACCGCCGTGAGCGATGAGAACCAAATCATGGGCCTCAAGCATCGCCGCTACGACATGCACGGCATCCAGTTTCACCCCGAGTCGGTGCTCACGCCCCAGGGCAAGACCATTGTGGAGAATTTCTTGAACCATTGA